The nucleotide sequence TGTTAAGCATATATTTAGGTACgtacttttttatttacttatttctCAATCTATATGTATAATTTGATGTGTTTTTTTTTGACCTGTTACAATTTTGAATAACAACAAATTTACTTTAAACTTGACCTTTTTTTGACCCGTACAATGCAGTTACTATATAAATCTATGCATATTCAGTCTAATATGTGTATTCCAAAAGTAGAACTAGCGAAAGATGGGAGTTCAAAGTTGTGTAGTTGAGTTTGAGAAGAAGCAGCGCAAAAATGCAGCTAAACGACTCCTAATCAGCGAATATCACTTTTACCATCCACGGGACGACGTTCCACAACCAAGAATTAGAATACTTCATCTTGAGCCGTGCAGAGATGCAGACTACCCAGTCCAGAGGGGGAGACAATTACCGTTTCCACTAGTCGACCATGTCAGACACcaactattttaattttattataatacttatttaatatatttttttatgtgattcttgtttttttttcttagcATTAACGTACAATTATTTTTTATAGCTATGGTGTCACAGACATAAGGATGTCTGAAGACCGAATCCTTATCATTCTGAGCTATTCACCTAGGGCCGTAACATTGCGGAAAAAATTCAATAAGATGCCCGTCCGCTATGTCCGGACGAAGGTGGAGAATGAAAGAGAACTGAGCGTCTTGGAACGATTGATGAATTCATACAAATTCAATATCCTCGATGAAGAGGAACTAGATGCACCACCAAAAAAGAAATTATCAATCACGGATGTTTatagtgatgatgatgatgacgatgatgaaAGTACTcgtaagaaatttaaaaaatagtattgTAGTATGTAtctaaaataaacaataaacaactaattttttcttagtcttattttattttttataagttttttatAACAATAAATGTATCAAATTCTTTTCTGTATCGTCCATTGTCAATGTTGCAATCCTTAAAAATTGAGATGAATCCATAATTTGTTTTCCAACAGATTGAACACATGTCTTTAAATTGATCAAACGTCATATCTGTTCCAACATGATCATTATAtatatgttttaaatttaaatcgtcttgcttaaatataattaaaacatttGCATTGTCTCTTATAAGATGTTTTGGAATTTTTGCATAACTCTGACTCAAATAAAATGGATCCACTTGAGAATGTCTAGACATGCTGAAATATTCTCTAATCACATCTTGGTTATCACATGCCACatcatcaaaaataaaaattgagtttGACTTAGCTTCAGACGGGTGCATTATATCAGCACTTCCACTATAAGTATAGTGTCCTATTCCTTTAATGGGTTCTAACAACTTTTCTAAATACTTGTATTTAGGTTGCATTAATGATTTTGAataaatatacacattttcaaaTTTCAATCCATTAGAATGCTCAAGCAAATTTATCATCACATTCGCTTTTCCACAATTTGAAGGACCAACTATTATACATCTAACTGTGGACGGAAATAAGTTGCCATGTTTATCACATGTGGTTTTAACTGGTTCTAATAAATTGTTTTCCACATCAAGCGTGGTATGTTGTTTGACTAGCTTCATGTCTGGTTCTATTTgaatagaagaaaatttttgctTAAATCATGTATTGAAAATGAAATTTGTTCTCATCtatttatattgttttattttaccaCCAATTGAGTTTCAAGAATACAGATGAGGCTAGGCTAGGCTAGGCCGGGCGACCACCCTATACTTTTTTACTGAAAAGAAGAAGAGATCTAGCGATAAGCGACCACTTTTGCACTCAGCGTACAGGGTGGTCCTCTTtcgggaaagaagaagaaaaaacttcTTACAAGCCTCTGGTCATTGTTGTTGATCACTTCTTCATGCAATTATTGCGTCATACAGGTATACAGGTGACACACACACAGGTATCCAGGTGACAATAGGTTTGCGTCATACAGGTATACAGGTGACAATAGGTTTGCGTCATACAGGTATACAGGTGACACACAGGTGACACACAGGTAAAAGCAGGTGACAACGTTCTTAcaccctctggtcattgttgatcacttcttcgggcacgaagaagaagagatcttGAGATAAGCGATGAGTTCTTACaaccctctggtcattgttgatcaCTTCTTGTACTTCTTGTACACcactcaaggtcaaatcaaccctctggtcattgttgatcacttcttcgggcacgaagaagaagagatcttGAGATAAGCGATGAGTTCTTACaaccctctggtcattgttgatcaCTTCTTGTACTTCTTGTACACcactcaaggtcaaatcaaccctctggtcattgttgatcacttcttcgggcacgaagaagaagagatcttGAGATAAGCGATAGGTTCTTACaaccctctggtcattgttgatcaCTTCTTGTACTTCTTGTACACCACTCAAGGTCACCCAAGGTCATATCATCACATCTATACGTTCCAATTCCGAGACCCTGATGGACAGGTTACCAAAGTGTCCCAGTACCCCGCCTATCTATTACTAACATTCTAGATGGACTAGGAAGAGCCCAATATTTTTCTACTTTAGACTTAGCAAATGGATTTCATCAAATAGAAATGGAACCAGCAGATATACCAAAAACGGCATTCTCAACAGAAACAGGATATTATGAATTTTTACGTATGCCATTTGGATTAAAAAATGCCCCAGCTACTTTCCAAAAAGTCATGAACAATGTTTTAAGAGGATTTCAAAATGAAATATGTTATGTATATTTAGACGATATAATAGTTTTTTCCTCATCTTTGCAAGAACATATAAAAAGATTAAAGTTAATTTTTGAACGATTAAGGCAGTCAAATTTAAAGATACAAATAgacaaatcagaatttttaagaTCAGAAGTCGCATATTTAGGACATGTTATAACAAAAAACGGTGTACTACCAAACCCAGATAAAATAAAAGCAGTCAAGAATTTTCCAATACCCACTACTCAAAAAGAAATAAAGTCTTTCCTAGGTTTAGCAGgatattatagacgttttattcaaaattttgcaaaaatagcAAAACCTTTAACTAGGTGTCTTAAGAAAAATGCCAAAGTTATTCACTCTCCAGAATTTATTCAGTCATTTAAGCATCTCAAAGACGTTTTAATTAATGCTCCAATTCTAAGATACCCAGATTTTtctaaaccatttattttaacgaCGGACGCTTCAAATGTTGCCTTAGGTGCAATTCTTTCGCAGGGTACAGTTCCAAAAGACCTACCCGTAGCTTATGCATCACGAACCCTAAATCAAACTGAGCAAAAATATTCAACAATTGAAAAAGAACTGTTAGCCATTGTATGGGCATGTAAAACATTTAGACCTTATTTATATGGTAGAAAATTCGAAATATTATGTGACCACCTACCTTTAATTtggttatttaatttaaaagaaccCAACTCCAAATTATTAAGatggagattaaaattagaagaatttAACTATACTATTAAATATAAACCCGGAAAAAATAATATTGCTGATCCTTTAAGTCGAATAAATTTAAACGCACTTGAAACAGAATCAGATGTAGTAAACAACGCAGGAGATATAGATCTTGATATAGAAGAATTTTTAGCTGAAATTAATCCTGACTTTGTTGTTGACGAAAGTCTCTTAAATGAAACCTTGCAAATGCTTAATAATAATGAGCCTATTCAAAACCCACAAATAGATGAAACAGCAAACAGATTACAAAATACGAATCAAAACGAAGACAATGATAATTCTTCAAGTACAGAAACTGCCCATAGTGCAGAATCTTCGCAAAACAATTTCTCCTTGTTAGatgaaataataaacaataagCCATATcaacttataataaaaagaagtCCTTATCCCGCATATTTAAAACGAGACGTagagaaatttgaaaataataatatcaTTCATGCAACCATATCCGCAGACGCAGAGATAGTAACgcaatttttaaaagaaaatgtatGCAAAAATACATTATACGTGTACTTTTTATCTCAAGAATTACGACCTATATTTCAGGAAGTATGGAGAAAATACTTTACCAAATTAAAACTTATAGAGTGTACCAAATTAGTTAATAATGTTTTACCGGAAGAAacaatacaattaattaaatataaacacGAAGGAAAAACTAATCACAGAGGAATCGAAGAAACCTTAAAAGccttaaaattaaattattattggaaatCCATGAGAAAAGACATAGCAAAATATATTAATGAATGTGAAATATGCCAGAGAACAAAGTATAATAGAAATCCAAATAAAGAACCACTAGTTCTAACTAATACTCCTTCAAAGCCGTTTGAATTAATACACATAGATACATATAAAGCTGGAAatgatagatttttgacaatcatagataaattttcaaaatatggccAAGCCTTACCATATTTTGGCACAGCGATATCAGCGTGTCAACAATTAGTacatttcttttcatttttcggTATTCCAAAACAAATAGTCGCCGACTGTGGcggagaattcaaaaatgatgTTGTAGACGAATTATTAAAAACCCATAAAATAAAAATCCATTTTACTACCCCGTATCATCATGAATCTAATTCCCCAGTGGAAAGATTCCATTCTACGTTAACAGAACATTTAAGATTATTAAAAGAACAAGACAAAGATGCAGATAATATTTCTATTATGCCTTATGCCCTTATTGCCTATAATAGTACAATACATTCATCAACAGGTCATACGCCTTTTGAATTAATATCAGGACATACATATAGTAAGGATCCTATGAGACTAATTCCCACTCAAGCTTATACCCAATATGTAAATGCACACAAAAATAATACAGAAGCCCTTTATACAGCAGTACAGGAAcaaagtcaaagacaaaaagaaAGAATAACTGAgaagagaaataaaaataaaaaatcaaaagatccaCCTTTAGGATCCAAAGTCTATAGA is from Diabrotica virgifera virgifera chromosome 9, PGI_DIABVI_V3a and encodes:
- the LOC126892502 gene encoding uncharacterized protein LOC126892502 translates to MTGIPTTLVVTTTDEKNLPLEDLMVFVKHIFSYGVTDIRMSEDRILIILSYSPRAVTLRKKFNKMPVRYVRTKVENERELSVLERLMNSYKFNILDEEELDAPPKKKLSITDVYSDDDDDDDESTRKKFKK